The Limibacillus sp. nucleotide sequence CTTGGAGCAGATGCGCCCCAGGTGGACGCGGCGCGGGCCATTGGCGGTCGCCTCGTCGCGGAACAGTCCGGCCACGATCAAGGCATTCCCCTCAGGAAGTCTCTGTAGCTCGACCAATGCATACATGCGGCAGCCCCCAAGCGATCCAATCCAAGTCTAGTAACTGGAGCAGAAAACAGACCGGGCAAGGGCGCGGCTCACAAAAAAGTATCGCGGCTAGCGCGCCTTGCGGCCCAGGTCGCGCAGCTTCTCCAGCCAGGCTTCGCGCTGCTGGTCCGTCACCGCCTCCACCATCCCGAAGAGGCTGCGCCGCACCGGGCTGATGCCGCAGAACTTCAGGATGTGCATCTCCAGGCTCTTGATGGAGGGCGCGCCGTAGTAGAAGCGGTAAAGCAGGGTGGGCATGCCCATGGTGACCACCAGGCGGGCCGAGCGACCCTTCAAGAGGCGCTTGGGAAAGCCTGAGTCTGCCCGCTCGAAGGCGAAGTCGGGCCGCAGGGTCTGCTC carries:
- a CDS encoding NAD(P)H-dependent oxidoreductase encodes the protein MTKVLILDGHPDAKAEHLCHALAEAYAEGAEAGGHEVRRMRIADLEFSLLRSGADFEGATPPPADIAEAQRAIREAEHIVLVFPIWLGGMPALLKGFLEQTLRPDFAFERADSGFPKRLLKGRSARLVVTMGMPTLLYRFYYGAPSIKSLEMHILKFCGISPVRRSLFGMVEAVTDQQREAWLEKLRDLGRKAR